A region of the Bos mutus isolate GX-2022 chromosome 18, NWIPB_WYAK_1.1, whole genome shotgun sequence genome:
CTGTACCCACAGGAACAGAGAACCCTGAGAGCCATTTCCAGGCAGAGACGTTGGCGATGACGATGCATAATCTCTTCTTTGGTGGTAGAGACCACAAGCACCACCCTGCGCTATGGACTCATTCTGCTCAAATACTCATTCGTAGCACGTCTGCAAGCTGGAGAGCTATGGATGAGGGGGCTGGGGTTTGGGGTCGGCCGGAGGCTGCGGTATGCGTAGTTCACATCTCTGGTGGCCCCAGCCAAAGTGCAGGCTGAGCTGGATGACATGGTTGGCCGAATGTGTGCCCCAACCCTGGAGGACCGAGAGCACCTGCCCTACACCAACACTGTGCTGCACGAGATCCAGTGCTTCATCAGTGTGGTGCCCTTTGGGCTCCCGCGTGCTCTCACCTGCGACACTCACCTGCGTGGCTACTTCCTGCCCAAGGTGCCCACTGAGTCTGGGGATCCTGCACAGGGCCGGGGAGGGCCTATCAGCAGGTCTGAGCATTCACCGCTGATGCACAAAGGATTCCTTACATTGGCTTCTAACTGGGGCCTTTTTTGAGTAACCTTGGCACATCTCCCCAGGGCACCTTTGTCATTCCTCTGCTTGTGTCTACACACTGGGTCCCCACCCAATTCAAGAACCCAGAATGCTTCAACCCCACCAACTTCCTAACGACCAGGGCGAGTTCCAGAGCAACGCCTTCACGCCCTTTGCCCTAGgtctgggctgggcagggaggggaccAGTCAGGACATGCCCTGGCACGCATGGGTTTCTCACTCCATACCCATGTCCCCAGGAAAGGGGACGTGCCTGGGTGCAGGCCTGGCCCCAACCGacatcttcctcttcctcacctCCATTCTGCTGCGGTTCTTCCTGCTCCCTGTGGGGAGCCACTCCGACACAAGACCTCACCCCGCAGTGCACTGGCCTGGGCAACGTGCCCCCAGCCTTCCAGCTCCGCCTCGTGGCCCGCTGAAGTCAGATTCAGCTCAGCTCACTGGCTCTCAGACCTCCTTACCCTCTTCGGTCAATAAAGGCCTGAACCGCAGATGGAGGACTCTTCTCAAAAAGAGGGAGTAAGAGAGTCAGATGTGTGCAGCTCTGAGGTAAACTTTTATTTCTTGGCTGATAGGACTTGCACACCCATGCTCCTCCCAGCACCTTTATCCTGCCCAAGCAGTGGCAGCCTAGTCCAAAAGGTGCCATGGTGAAAGGGGTTGGGGagtcacttcacattccaggctggaGGAGTGGGAGACTTGGGGATATTCCCCCACAAACCTTTGCCAGCAAGAGGCTATGACTCACCCCAACCCCAGATCCTGCGTCCTGGCGGGAGGTGGCGATGCCTCCTTCCAGCTCTCCAAACCTGAGAGGGGCATGACCAGACAGGGCAGGACACAGGCCCCCAGCTCCAGTAACGGAAGGCCCCAACACTGGCTCCTGTCTGGGTCAcaacccccgcccccatcccagGGCAGTAGAggtctctcctcctccttggTCTTCAGCAATGGACAGAGCCCTCCACACCAGGCAGGACGGAGGCAAAGTCAGAAGCAGTGGTGGTGGCGGGGAAGGAGCAGGCACCGAGACTGGCAGCACCGGGGCCCAGGGCTCTCCTGAAGCCAGGGCAGGCTGTCTGTCCATGCAGCTCTGGGACTGGCCACTAGGTGGGCGTAGTCGGCTGTGACACGGGCACTTGGACACCTTTCTGTCCTGATGCTGGAGAGGAAGAGGGACAGGGGATTGAGTCATCGGGGAACGAACAGAGGCCAAGGAAAACTGGGAAGATCGGGAGAGCATCAGAAGAGATGGGGCTCATGCTGGGGACACCAGGTGAGTCAACTGTCTAGGGAAAGTAGgcaaagatggggaaaaatgagCTGCAAGGTTCAGTGACTTGAGATTCATCAAGAGATGATGAGATTCATCAGAGATTGATGAGACAGCTTGAGGCCTAAAGAAGTACATGGAACAGAAGGACTTAAGAGGCGGGGTCACCATTTGGGAAGCAGGTACCTAGCTGATACTTGTCTTTGGCTGCTGCTCGCTCCTTGGCATCAAAATACCAGACAGTGATGGCGTACCTGGGGACCAGAGCAGCCCCAGAGGGCCATTAGAGATCACACTTAATTCCACCATCTCCAACCCCCCAGCCGCCCCCCTCTTGGCATTCCGTCACTTCCTAGTCACTCCAAGGGTCTGACAAGACTGCTAGCACAGGCAGAGTAGCTGGGCACATCCCCAGAAATATGGATCGTACCTGGTGGCATAGGCTGGTTTCACCTCATGGGGGTTCCGCCGATCAGACCAGAAAATGAGCAGCCGGTCGAAGAGGGGCTCAATGTTGGCTACCACGGGCCGGCCCTCAGGGAATATCTGCAGCAGGCCGCCATGCACCTGAGGGCGGGCCAGAGGATGAGGCAGGAGGCTGGCCAGCACTGCTTGGAGCCCCGCCTCCCCTTGCACAGCCAACCCACAAGGGCCCACCAGGGGGCATAGTAACTGCACAgctctctccctcccaccactCAGACTCTGAAAATGAATGACAACCCAGGGTCTGCATCACCATGGAAACGGGCAGGAAGCGACTAAAGACGACAGGAAATGGGGCGGGGGAAGTGCGCCTtaggctgggggctgggcagaCTGCACCATTTCCCAACACCAGGAGTCACCACCACACAGTCGGCTGGAGAGGAGGTGCCATTTCCAGGAAGGGCCCCTAAAAGATTACACCGCCCCCCAGTGGGTTGAGAAGAGGACCGGGACCATACGAGCAGCTGAGCGGGGAGAGGAAAAGACTGTGGATGaatgccaccccaccccaccatcctACCTTGACATCCCAGTTCTGATTCAGGTAATAGATACAAGTGATGCAGCGCCCGTCGCCATGGGGATTGTCAACGTGTCTGACGTATCCCAGCCCATTTCCTGGGTAACATGCCACCATGGCCTGGCAGAGATGAGGGAGATAGGGTTTACTGAGGGTTTACTGAGGCTAGCAAGCAGGGACTTTTGAGCAAGCCAGCCATTACCTCCTCTTTCTCACCCCTTTCAGCCCCTCACCTCTCCTCAAGGGTCCTGGGGGCTCCAAGGGTTCCAGCACCCAGACGTTCCTTTTTAGCCAAGCCTCTATCCACAAGAAACCTCAGCTCCTGGCCCCAAGAGCCCACTTCCCACACACACGAGGCAcacaaagattgaaggcaaaaggagaagggggcacagagtttgagatggttagataacattactgacttgatggacatgaatttgagcaaactcaagacactgaagaacagagaagcctggcaagctgcaatccatggggtcacaaaaggtcggacacaacttggcaactgaacagcataCACATGCGCCGAGTGTGGAACCAAGATGCAGCTCAGTGACTGAGGGTTTGGTTTTTTTAAGATAACCCAATCCCAACCTCAAATATTTCAGTAGAATAAAaccaatttaaatgttatttaaacgTTTTCTGGTATACAGGGATGTGGCCTCAAAGCCCCACGTGAGTTCTCTCCCAGAGCTGTAGAGTTGGAATGACCTGGGACACTGATGCCCAGGCCCACCTCCGAGGTTCTGAGGTGCTTGGCCTCAGGTGCAGCCTCGAATTTTTAAAGGTTCCCAGGTAACTCTAATTTGCACAATGTTGAGCAGCACTGATCATAACGACAAAGAGTATCTGCTAGATACAGTCTCCTACATGTGTCAACAATTCCAAAACCTATAACATGACTAGAACCTGAGATCTAATCACATCTCCAAGGACACCCTGTCAAGTAGCCTTGGACAGTCTCATCACCTGAACGGGCCTCAAATGCCTCATCTGTCAAACGGGGATAACACCTCCTGTTCACAGCAGTAGCATGAACCCCTCAGAGAATATGACTTTGGAGGCTCCTGACCCCCACAGACGTAAGAGTTAGGCCTCATCCCAGGCCATGGTTTCTATATGAAGAGGTCTAGCCACAGGGTTCCCCCTTCTctccttgactgctgctgctgcccaagCCAGGCCTAGCCACGCTGAGCTCTGGGCCTGACCACTCTGGGCCTGTATCCACAAAATGACAGGTGTGGTGTGAGTTAAAGGCCCAGTGTTCCCACAGAGCTAACCCCTGGGTTCAAGTCTCACTGTGGCCTCAAGAGCTGTAATGCTGGGCAGGGGACTGAACTCTGTTTCAGGCTCCTCATCCCTGAAATGGAGCGTAACAACTACTTCATAGCTTGCTGAATGAGACATAAATGTCTGGAAAGCACccggcacagtgcctgacacatgacAATTAAAGCACAGGCTGAAATTGGAAAGGTCCCTGTCCTGTCCTCTGCCCACAGCCACTGGGAAGGCTGGACAAGGTGAAGGAGGAAACACTGGCATGAAGCTCCCCATCTGGGGACCCTCTATGTTGACCCCTCGTCCCACACTGATGCCAGGACAGACTCTGCTGGCCCCTGCTCCCCATAATGCTCAGCTACACCTGGGGGCCATGGCCATCTGCCACAGCCCTGGGGTAAACATTCCCAATCGAAAAGATCGGCATCTGCTGCCAAAACCAGGAGGCTTGCCAGGCACTCCATGGCAGGCCAGGCTGACTCAACCCCTCCGGCCTCCTCCCAGCTTATTCCCCGGGGCTCACCCCAGCGCGGAGAGTAAACTGCTCTGTGTTAAACGTGTGCACCTGGTCCACCACAGCACCTGCCCCGGGCAAGAGGCCAGGACAACTGCCACCACCATGGCTACCCAGTGGGGTGCCTTTCTCTCTGGCAACATGAGGGCAAGGTCCTGGCCCCCACAACCCCAGGTTCCAAAGAACTTTCTTTGCACCGCTCACTCCCTGCAGACGGCTAAGTGCAGGGAGCAACTAGTTCACTGAGAGGAAAGGATCCCTGGCTGTGGCCAGAATGGGGGGTGGCCTGGAACCAGTGAATCACTGATTAGGGACAGGCAAGCCCTCCCCAGTCAGAATCCAAGCTAAGAGTTTGCCAATTTTGTTTGAGGATGGGGTGGGCAAAGGGTTCCAGGGCTGAAACCTCTTTCCCCACACAACTGCCAGAGACCCTTTACTCCCCCCTCACCACAGCTCAAATCCCTTCAAGTTCCTCACTGCATCCCCAGAGAACACAAATTCCTGACCACAGCCTCCTAACTACCTCCGGCCTCGCAGTCCTCCTGACTCTTCCTGACCAGGCTGAGCTCACCCCCAGGCTTCTGCACCTGCCGGGAACACTCTTCCACCGGCCCCCCTTGTTAGTCAGTCTCGGGACCAGGAGCACCTGGAGTCCTCTAACTGAAGGCCCCTGGGCTCACTTCCCCTGCCATCCCCCTCAAAGTGCAGTCGGCACAGGCGCTTGTTTACCCAGCACTGGcccccagggccaggccaggctccCCAGGGCTGAGAAGGGAGCTGCTGACTGAAAGCACTCTTCTTCTGGGCCTTGGGGCCTCCGTGTGTCCTGCCCATGCCCCTCACAGGACTTCCCACGCGCAGGCGGGGACACACACTGTAGTCTTTCATGAAGCAGGACTCCTGTGTCAGGCGAGACACAGAAACAAGCCCTTCAAGGCCCCACCCTTCCCCCCACGGATACTCAcctgggagtggggggtggggtaaGCATCCTCTGGCCTAAGAAGCATCTACTTCCCACGCCCTCAAGGGAAAGGGACAACAAGCAGAGTAATATGGAAACATGTTCTTTACACTTCCATTTCCGGGAAGGGGCAGCTAGGATAAGGGACAGCTAGAACCAACATGCCAAGAGCCCccacaaagcacacacacacagtacccacccacccaccaagtCAGAATCCCAGGACTGAGCCAACagcaggccccacctccaaactgGTCTTAAAGGGGCCTCCCCGGGACCCCTATGGTAGTCCTTGAAGCCAGTGCAAATCAAATCCCTCCCACCTGCCAGTCAACtgagcagaggaaccagggagaggaggaaggcagaggaacACAGGAGCCGAGTTCAGGAAGCACCGAGAGGTGGGCTGTGATTGGCCGCAGCCACACTGGTGACCTGAGCCCCCACCACCACTGCCGCCACCACATCTCAGCACCTCACCCATCTTACTCCAGAGCCTGGGGCAGAACCCAGATGCTGCCCTCTGaaggtgaggaagctgaagctgcTGTCTCACCGGGGCAGGGGAGAGTCAGAGAGGAACTCCAGTGATTGGGTtggctcctcccttcccttctcagtCCAGCCAGGTTTGTTCTTACCTCCTAGCGCTAAAAAAGTCTCAACCCCCAGCCATCCACCCCCTCCAGGGCCCTGTTTCCAACCACATCCAAGGCACTGAAGGAGAGGAGATTCATGAGGAGATTCACgtattctcctttccttcctaaaGTGGCCACAGACTAGCTAGGCAGTTAACCTGGTTTTCCTATCCTGTGATAagcaaactgaggttcagagaagtatCCCACCTTGGGCTATTCAGTTCTTGTGGTCTCCCCCTAACCCCCCTCCTGTAAGGATGGATGACCCTGGGGAGAAGGTGCTGGGCACCCTGTGGCTAGGGAGATTCCCACTGACCTCCTGCCCCTGAAGGGCTGCCTCTGGCTCTCAACTACCAAGGTAACAGGAGGGACAGCAAAATGGGACAAATTCCAGCTGGGGTGGGGAGACCAGCATGGTTTCAGCCTGGGGGGAGCTCTGGTCCCTGAGCCAGTTCCTGCCTAAGAGGAAAGCTGCACAGAGGCAGAACCCAAGATGGGATCTGAGGGAAGAGGGCGGGGACGCCAGGAGCACAGCCTCATGCCTGGAGGGCAGAGCATGGCCTGTGCCATCATCCAGGCATCACTGGTGCAGGGCAGCGGGCACTCCCTACAGTGCCTTGTCCAACCACCACCAAACCATGAACTCCAGGCCAGGGCCCTCACACCCCTCCATGAAAGACAAGTAATGTGCTGGCAGGCTGAAAGGGCCTATGGACTATTGTCTTGTGCAGGGCTCCTGACCCCAGATTCCTGAATGGGCAGCTGGAAGCCCAGAAGGCCTGATGACTGCCCATAAACTCCAATCAAATGAGCATTTTTCTTAAGACAGGGTTTGGTTttgagcagattaaaaaaaaaacaaaaaagattagtAACTACTACtctaaaacaaaaacagggaGTCAAGAGAAGACCCAAAGACAGAAGACCAAGTAAACAGACCAGAGCCAGGCAGGAATGAAGTGAGGGACAGACAGAACAGAGAAGATGGAGGACACGGACTAGGATGGGGCGGGATGGGCGGGATGGGGTCGTGACCTCCACCTGAGCCAGCGCACAGCCACCCCTGGGAAGCCGGCGTGAGGCAGACATCACAGTACAGCATACAGGGTGCAGTGCGGCCCAGCACCAGGCATGCTGGGCATCTTCCCTCAGCCTGGCACGGACCTCACCACTGCCACCCACCCCTCCCGGTTCCTACCTGGGAGACAGACTAGACAAACAAGACATGCACAGTGGACAGGATGGCCTAGATACACTTGGATGGATGAAAAAATAAGGGAACAGGAAGAACACAAGACGGGCAGACAGAGACACAAACCTTGTCTGCTTGCTCTAAGGCCCATGAACAGACATCACGGGGCTGCTGACCCCACCAGGGCTCAGACACAGATGCAGGGCTATGAATGGCGGCACCTCTCTTCAGGGTCTTTGAGAGGATCCCCGGCAAGGTCAAGAATCGCGGTGACTGTGGGCCAAACCCACAGCTTGCAGGTGCACAAACTAAGGCCCACAGGGCACAAGAGCCCACAGCGAGCTCTGACACTCCCTGCACCAGGGCTGCCtaaactcttttgtgaccccagaagCCTGTCCCCAAACCCACTGATGCTCAGAACAGGCATCCAAGTGCCTGGGGGCCCCGTCCCACCACCCCTCACAGCAGGTCCCTGCGGCCTCACCTTGGTGCGCCCATTGATGACGTAGCTGCCCAGCCTCCCAGCACAATGGCGGATGACAGCATCCACATGGGCCATGAGGGCACCGATGCTTTGACAGCCTGGCTCATGGCCTTCCACCCAGGCAATCTGGTCCCCACGGATGCTGCGTGGCGGGATAGCCCGCTGGCTCACAAGCTGCCCATCTCGCAGGCGCCCGCCCCGCTTCAGGGCCTCTACCTCCGCCAGCACTTGGCCACCCAGGGCCGCCCCCAGAAAGCTGTCCTTGACGCAGATGCCATAGTACCGCATGCAGGGCACAATGTAGTCCAGGGCCAGGCGCTCGGGCGCCGCGGGCAGCACCTCCTCCCTCAGCCCGGCGCTGGCCTCGCCACTGCCACTGCTGCAGCCCTCCCCCTCCGCCTCCTGGTTCTCCTGCCTGGCCCAGGGCCGCTTGCTGGGTGCGGGGGCATCCCCACCATCCTCTGCCCACTTCCGTTTGGGGGCCTCGGGCCGAGCGCCCTGGGCTGCCAGCCGCTGGCACCCCTTGGTGACCAGTGCCGCAGCACCCTCACTCTGCAGCGGCCGCAGCTCGCCGCCATCCTGGGCACCGAAGCCCTCCCGCAGGGGGCTGCCTGTAGTGGAAGTAGCTGTGGCTCTGGGGGTCCCACTCCCCGCCGAGGCCTCAGTGGGCGCTCCTGGACGGTGGTAGGACAGCAGGGGACAGGGCAGGTAACTCTCCACCCCCATCCTGGCCCGGCTAGGCTCCAAGGGCTCTGACACCGAACCCGGCAACTGAGGGAGAGCCTGACTCAAGGGCTGGGGCTGGCACGGGCTGTCCATGGCAGCAGTGTCTTCATCCCCCGGGCATGGAGGGCACGGCCCAGGCCCATGGTGccaccctcctccacctcctcctcctccacttgATGCAGCCGGGGGCTGGGGCGGCTGGGCCTGGCGTGGGGCAGGatgaggcagggcaggtggtagAGGCTTTTCTCTCGCCCTGGGGGTGCTCGCTGGTCCCCAAGTCCTCTGCTGTCCCTAGGGGCTTGGGAAGGGACCTGTCACAGtggctggagagaaaaaaaacgGAAGGTGAGAAGAGCTACACAGGCAAGTGCACTGGAGGGGAGCAGGGGCAGTGGTAGTGGCAGTAGAGAGCAAGACAGACTTAGCTACAAAGACCCCAAAACCTGAGGTCATGGCTGGAGGGGCAGTGGGGGCGGCGGAGACTCTGGGACTTGGGGGGAGTCACGAGACAAGGGGCAATAAACGGGACAGCTGGAGAAGTAAGGCTGGGTAGGTGACCCACAGCCAGAGGACTGCAGTGGGGACTACGGGTGAAATACATCCTCAGACACAGACCCACAAACAAAAAGTAAAGGAGGGGACTCTTAGTAGAAAAGGGTGGCGCAGTGGGGAACTAGAAGTTAGAAACAAACGGGGAGGACTGGGGGGGGCGGGCGGATCAGcctggaaaacacagaaagaaggtGGGGATCTACGGACCGTGGAaactggagggggtggggggggggtcccgaaacagaaaaaataacagAGCGGAGGAGAGAGTGGGCCTGAGACAGCCGGGCAGAACCGGGTGGAGGGGTCGACCTGAGCCCAACAGGAGGAAAGCCCGTTAGGGGCTGACACACACCCAGACGGAAGGGAGGTCCTGAGACGGACAGACGGAAGGGAGTCGTGGGAGCAGGGTCCACGGCGACAGAAGGAAGGGTGGAGGAGGGTTCACGCACTTGGGGACAGGACGAGAGGGGAAAGAGCCCCCCTCCCAAGTCCCTTCGGTGCGGGCCCTGAGGCCCCTCGGGGCGCAGCAGGACACGAAGGCAAGGCCTAGGGACCGCTGGGACCCCgcgtcccctccccttcccctctccgCCCGACGCGCGCCCCCGGCTCCCACCCCAACACCCCCAACGGCCGGCGCGCGACGTGCCCGGCGCGCGCTCCCTcccccacgccccacccccacctcccctcccctccccggggTCGCAGCGCTCCGCCACGGTGCCGGGCGCGCGCCCCCCACACCGCGCCCGGCTCGCGCCGGCGCCCGACCTCCAACTCCTTTTCCGCCTCGTTCCCTTCCCTTCCCGGGCTCTCCTCACCGAGCTTTTTCCTCCGGCCCCGGCGCCGCCGTTTGTGCCAGCCGCCCTGCGCCGCACAGCGCGCCataccccgcccccaccacccgcgacgccccgcccccgcctcgcCCGGTGGACACGTGACCGCGTCCGGGCGGAGGAGACGGACAGGCGCAGGCGCGAGCCGCGCGGGGCGGGGCGACGGAGTTCCGAATACCCTCTCCCAGGAGAAAGGGGAAATAAATGGATCCGACGGTGACGCCGGGCTTCTGGGCGCCCTCCGCCCCGCCCCTTTTGTGCGAGAGGAGGAACGCAGTTAGCAAGGGCCGGATAGGGCCGGGGGGCCTGGCGTACGAAGCCAAGCGAGTGGGAGGGGCATGTAAATTAGCCTATTTACATAGGCAGGCAGGCCCGTCTCCTTGGAGCGGAGAACGCTGCGGGAGGATGAGTAGCGGGGGTCTGGGAGTGGCATGTAGATAGATCATGGATGTTATTAACATGGACAGCTCCTCCTTCTCACAGCCGAAGATTTAGGACTGAGAAGCGTCTGGGCAAATAGTTAGGAAATGTATGTAAATTTGCACAGCAAGTAATTTACATAGGGACATTttataaaggagaagaaaaaaaagcggAACGTCcttgagagaagggagagaggactAGAAGGGATGTGCAGATTCTGACCCGCTCTGCCCTGCCCCTTCGGGACAACTGTGTGGAGTCCGAATAAAACCAGCTAGGAAAGCCAGAGAAGACATTTGCATGActgtctcaagagtcttttgaaCAGTCTGGACGACCAGACCTAGGGGGATAAAATGCAGATAAGGTCATTTAAAAtgccccacctcctccaccagCCCCCAGGCTGAGCAGGGCCTCGGGCCTCCCTTGAGCATGGTTTAAGGCCAGTCTGGGGGAGGGAGAGCCATTGGGAGTGTCCTCAGTGGGTGGCACCAGTCCCTGGCAGAGCCCGTGCAGGTGTCAGCGGTCCACCTGGACACAGGAGGTAACACACTGATCTTAAGTATGCATGGGGGTTAGGGTAGTACAAAAAACCACAGAGTCTTCAAGGGCACACACAGGGTTCATGGTCACACACAGGTGTGTCAACAGAGCCAAATACAcaccaaaacacacacagatCTCAGGGGCACATATGCACAGTCAAGCACTAACTAGACACTGCCTCGGACTTTCAGGCATCAGAAATGCGTAAGTATCACCCACTGGGCAGACCCAGGGCTCACCCACAGGCCTGAATTCTCATTCCCTAGCCTCGGTGTCCCAAACACCACCACCCTTGTAGACACAATCACCAAGGGCACAGAGCACTCACAAGCaaagtgtcacacacacacaagcggCACCCATTCCTACAGATCCCATCACACCCATCACAAACAGAGGAACCTTCGTATTACATATGTGGGCATTCCTCCACAACAGACACCTGAGCCATCAAGTCATGGTGGACCCCCACACCATGTCCAACCCTAAAACATGGACTCCAAACATAATCAGGGACCTCAtctgcctcccttccctccccaccaccccaaaaTGACAGAGGCTATGACACAGGTGTAAACAATGCtttatggggggtgggggggcattgGAACAGGACAGGCCTCCAGGTAATAAATAACACGTACTCGCAATGGCAGGGCCAGGGATGCTGAGACCAAATGGCCGTGGTCTCAGGCTTTGTGAACTCTCTGAGTATGCTCAAAGAGGAGTTAGGGGTTCAGGGAAAACAGGGGTTAGCCAAGACAGaggaagcagcagcaggcacGGAGAGAATCCcccttcccccatggctcagtctTGCCCCTCAGCCAGGCCCCACCAGGCCAGGGAAGGGAGACCGGTGGCAGGGCAGCTTCTCTGGGGCGAGGGCAGGTGAGGGGCTCGGCCTCCCAGGGCCTGTGTCTGGGCCCCAGACGGAAGGATAGGGCTGGTCCTGGAGAGCAGGTGAGCTGCAAGAAAAGTGTGCGGTGAACTGGGGGGATCCCAGGTCCGTCAGCTGCAGCTTTGTCTCCTTTCTGGGTATCTTCCTGCCTTCCTATCTGTGCCCTTCTGTCTATACTTTTTCTCCCTAACCTGCTAAATTTTCTGACTTTCTGTTTCTTGTCTGCAGGTAATGTGCAGCTCTCACTCTGAGGGCACCCGCATTCCCCCGTGTATTTGCCTCAGAGAGCTGTCTCCTTGAGTCTGTAGAGGGGTGTCTCGTTGTCTACATTCTGTGTCCCCACCTTTGTATCTCTGTGTTCCTCTGTGTTCCTGGACCACCCTGGCTCTAGGTCTCATTCCTCTATGTTCCTGAACCACCTCAACTCTAGGTCTCATTCCAGTGTTTCCCGAGTCAGAGATATATCTGGCAATCGGTTCTTGCTTTGTGGTTATCTGAAGACAGCATTACCTGCGAGCTTCTAGAAATACCCAGATCACTTCAGAATCTCTGGGGTAAGGCCCAGGCACCAGTAGCTTTTaaaactctccaggtgattccagtGTGCACAACTGCATAAGTGGGGTAGGAAATCAGTTTGGTGTGCCTTGAGCaatttttcattgaaatagaata
Encoded here:
- the EGLN2 gene encoding prolyl hydroxylase EGLN2, whose translation is MDSPCQPQPLSQALPQLPGSVSEPLEPSRARMGVESYLPCPLLSYHRPGAPTEASAGSGTPRATATSTTGSPLREGFGAQDGGELRPLQSEGAAALVTKGCQRLAAQGARPEAPKRKWAEDGGDAPAPSKRPWARQENQEAEGEGCSSGSGEASAGLREEVLPAAPERLALDYIVPCMRYYGICVKDSFLGAALGGQVLAEVEALKRGGRLRDGQLVSQRAIPPRSIRGDQIAWVEGHEPGCQSIGALMAHVDAVIRHCAGRLGSYVINGRTKAMVACYPGNGLGYVRHVDNPHGDGRCITCIYYLNQNWDVKVHGGLLQIFPEGRPVVANIEPLFDRLLIFWSDRRNPHEVKPAYATRYAITVWYFDAKERAAAKDKYQLASGQKGVQVPVSQPTTPT